In one Candidatus Zixiibacteriota bacterium genomic region, the following are encoded:
- the sucD gene encoding succinate--CoA ligase subunit alpha, protein MAILVDKNSRVMVQGITGGAGKFHAKRMIEYGTNIVGGTSPGKGGTTIENKPVFDTVAECVQATGADTSVIFLPAPFVKEAAIEAIRAGIKFVVVIPEHIPIHDMMVVRKEAVAHKATVLGGNTAGIITPGEANLGIMPDIAFTPGRVGTVSRSGSITYYIADTLTRTGYGETTCVGLGGDPILGSTFDEILWMFEQDAKTKAVVMTGEIGGVYEERAVDTIRKMKTPVIAMIGGIFAPPGKRMGHAGAIVEGKMGTAREKLEALTAAGAHPARTFMDIPEILKKLGV, encoded by the coding sequence AGAATGATCGAATACGGCACCAATATTGTCGGTGGAACCTCTCCCGGCAAAGGTGGTACAACCATCGAGAATAAACCGGTATTCGATACGGTCGCCGAGTGCGTACAGGCCACCGGCGCCGATACTTCGGTGATATTCCTTCCGGCGCCATTTGTGAAAGAGGCGGCCATAGAGGCCATCCGGGCCGGGATAAAATTCGTGGTGGTGATACCAGAGCATATCCCGATACACGACATGATGGTAGTGCGCAAAGAGGCGGTGGCGCATAAAGCAACCGTGCTCGGCGGCAACACCGCCGGGATTATCACCCCCGGTGAGGCCAATCTCGGCATCATGCCGGATATAGCTTTCACCCCCGGGCGGGTCGGCACGGTCAGCCGCTCCGGTTCGATTACTTACTATATCGCCGATACCCTCACCCGCACCGGATACGGCGAGACCACCTGTGTCGGTCTGGGCGGAGATCCGATACTCGGCTCGACCTTTGATGAGATTCTCTGGATGTTTGAGCAGGACGCCAAAACAAAAGCCGTGGTGATGACCGGTGAGATCGGCGGCGTATATGAAGAGCGCGCGGTCGATACCATCAGGAAGATGAAGACGCCGGTGATTGCCATGATTGGCGGGATTTTCGCTCCGCCTGGGAAGCGAATGGGGCATGCCGGAGCGATTGTCGAAGGGAAAATGGGAACAGCCCGGGAGAAGTTGGAGGCACTGACCGCGGCTGGCGCCCACCCGGCCCGAACATTTATGGATATTCCCGAGATATTGAAGAAACTGGGTGTATAG